The Peribacillus simplex genome contains the following window.
ACGGTGTAATCTACCCGCTCCTTGCTCTGCCGGAGGTGCTGGAAAACCATCCTGAAACGGTATTGGTCTATGCGGGTACAGGAGAACAGCGAACCCGGCTTGAGGAAGCGGCAGAACGGCTCAAATTATCCGATTCCGTACTTTTCTTAGGTTCAGTGCCTTTCGAGAAAATGCATAGCCTCTATGAAGCATCGGATATCGTACTCATCCCAAGTGTTCATTCCCACGGGGTGGAAGAGGCCACCTCCATATCTGCATTAGAAGCGATGAGTTGCCGCTCACCCGTCATTGCAAGTGCAATCGGGGGTTTAAAGGAGATTCTCATTGATGGTGAAGATGGTCTGTTAGTTGAGGAAAAAAATATAGAAGCACTTGCACAAGCGATCTCTATTCTGCTTAATGACACTAAATATGCAACAATGTTAGCTACGAAAGCAAGATATAAAATGGAAAGCGAATACTCCCACCTTACAGCTGCCGAGCGGTTTGAGAAAACTTATGATGAAGTGCTTAACTAAAAAAAGCAGACCCGATGGCCGGGTCTGCTTTTCACTATCATACCAGTGTAGAACTACGTCTTTTCATTTGTTCTTCACGGTACTTTTTCTGTTCTTTTTTAGACATGGCGTTATATTCTTTTAAGAATGCTTCATATTGCGGCATTACTTCGTTCATGGCACCGTATGCTTTTAACTCTCCATACTCAAGCCATAAAGCCTTTTGGCAAAACTTCTTCATCTGACCGATTGAATGGCTGACAAAGAACATCGTTTTGCCTTTTTCCTTAAATTCGTTCATTTTCTCCAAACACTTTTCAGCAAAGTTTTTATCCCCGACCGATAAGGCTTCATCAATAATCAGGATATCTGGATCAATATGCACGGAAATGGAAAAACCAAGCCTGGACTTCATACCGCTTGAGTAGGATTTCACCGGTTGGTCAATGAACTTGCCAAGCTCTGAAAACTCAATGATCTCAGGCTCAAGTTCTTTGATTTTATTTTTATCGAATCCGAGCATAAGCATTTTCAGCTCAATGTTTTCTCTGCCCGTCAACTGATTATTCAGGCCCGATGAAACGGCAATCAAAGCCGTTTTCCCGTTAGTTTGGACATTTCCATCCGTAGGCGGGATAATACCTGCAATAATATTGGACAATGTGGATTTCCCGGATCCGTTGACCCCGACAAATCCTATTACATCGCCCTTTTCCGCTTCAAAACTTACATTTCTCAGAGCAAAGTACTCTTCCCCATAGCTTTTAGGTAAAAGGAGATCCAATAATTTTTCCGAGTTTTTATTATATAATTTATACTTTTTCGTTATATCTTTGACAATTACCGATTTTTCCAACTTTTCTCACTTCCAGTTTACTTAAAGTCAACAAAGCGATCTCTAAACCTAACATGCAGCGAGGAACCTATCAAAAAGAAGACGATTACGACTGCCCAGAAATATAGCGTATATTCCCAATTCACTATTAGGTACCATGATTCCCCCAATAACGAAGCTCGATACCCATCCACAATATAATATAGAGGATTCAGCTTCATGATATTAACGATTACTGGATGGTCTTTAGCATCTAATACCCAAAGGATTGGTGTTAAATAAAACAAGACTTTCATTAATGACACGATCATATTGTGAAAATCACGAATAATGGTTGATAAGGTTGACGAGATTAAGCCAAATGAAAATAACAGCGCAACCGTCGCGACAACATAATATGGCAGTTGTATGATGTAAACTGTAGGGAGGTATCCAGTAAAACCTAATAGTATGATAATGACCCCCAGCAGCACAAGATGCTGATACAACTTAGCAAAAATGACATACGAAGGAATGACACTCATCGGAAAGCTCATCTTGGATACCATATTCAGTCGGGAAAAGACGGATTTGGACGTTTGGGTTATTGAAGGATTCACAAAAAACCAGACAACGATCCCTGCCATCAGCCATGGAAGGAAATGTTCACCGCGATTTAAGATTATAAATCCGAATACAAACCAATAAATCGCAATCTGTATCATCGGATTGATGATTTCCCATAGGATTCCCAGATAGTTATTACTGTTGGCACTTTTCACCTCATAAACAGATAAACGCCTTACCAAATAAAAATTATTGATTTGTTCTTTTAAAACGGTCAAAGCTGAACTCATATATTACACAGACCTTCCTAAAAACACTTTTTCTACGACACGGCGTGAAGCCTGGCCATCCTCGAGGGCACAAAACCGTTCGTGAAAGTGATTGAACTCATTGTTATTTTCAAATTTGATCGCACTGATACTATCAATGACCGCATCAGATGTTTTTACTAACATACCTGGCGCATTCTTTTCAAAATCAAAGTAAAACCCGCGAAGCTTGTCCCTGTAATTTTCAATATCATATACATAGAAAAGCATCGGCCGCTTTAAATTTGCGTAATCAAAGAATACGGATGAATAGTCGGTTATTAATAAATCCGAAATAAGATACAAATGACCAATATCTTCGTAATTGGATAAATTGTAGGCGAATCCTTGATAAGCTGTTAAATCCAAGTTCTCAGAAACCAAATAATGAAGACGGAGCAAAATGACATACTCATCCCCCAGCTCCTGTTTCATTCGATTCAAATCCAGTTTTATTTCAAATTTATATTTTCCCTTGCTATAAAACTCATCATCCCTCCAAGTAGGGGCGTATAAAATGATCCTTTTCTCTAATGGTATACCCAACTTCTGTTTCAATGAGTCGATTGTATCACGATTATTCCCATTGTAAAGTATATCATTGCGCGGATAACCAGTTTCGAGAATTTTAGAAGTATCGACATTGAAGGCACGGGCAAAAATTTCACTTGAATAAGCATTCGGTGAAATTAAATAATCCCACTTACTTGATTCGGCATGGAAATTTTCTTTATATTTATCCGTCGTTGTTCCAGGCATGTGTACTTCATTCATATCTGCCGCAAGTTTCTTTAATGGCGTCCCATGCCACGTTTGCAAGTAGATTGTGTGCTTCGGCTTCGGAATCCAAAGCGGGAGCCTGCTGTTCGTTACCCAATAACGGGCCCTGGTCATTTTAAGCAGCCAATTGAATGAAAAACGATTGAGATACGGAATGCCTGCCTCTTTGAAATGAGCACTATATCTTTTATCTACGCTCCAATACATTTTATATTCAGGATGGTGACTCTGCAAGTATTCATAAATCGCTCGTGGATTACAGCTATACTGCTTTCCTAAAAAACTCTCAAATATTACAAGCTTATGATCCACTGGCAATACTTGCCCTACCATTGCAAAAGCCATTTTATATCCTCTTAAAATAATTGCTTTAGCCCCATTTTTAAATAGCGATAGAAAGGAAGGTCTCTTTGAGGTTTGTATTTTTTCATTTGACATATCTGATCTCCCTTTTTATTAATTAGTAATAATTGAATAATGATTATAATTAATCGTGGAGCACTGTCTTTCTTTGTATTATCAGCCTATTAACACAATCCCCATAACCTACTACATACAATCATCATCAAACTTCTTCTCAAATATATCAAATTAAAAATAAGCTCGCCCAATAAAAAGGGAGAGCTTATTTTTGGTGTACCTCTAACAGCTACTCCAAAGACTTTATGGCTAGTCCCAAATTATTTGCCACTGTTGTATAAAACTCCACATTTTTGTTATTATACGCCATCTTATTTTTCAGGATTCTTTTAATATTCACCAATTGATAATCATTGTATCGAATGAACACTGTAAATAATGACTTTTCCATTCGGTCAATTTCATCTAATGAAACAGTAAAATGACCTCTATTACCTTCTATTCGAACTTCACAGTTGATTTCATTGTCCATTCTTTTTCTATCACGTATTAATACAGACTCTATGTTGTTTATATCATCACCATAAATCTCAAAACTCTGGTGGTAGACATTATCGATAACATAAGAATCTATTGCACGAGCAAGCATCGGTATCCTTACGAAGCGATAATCACCTTCCAGAAATGGAAGTTCATAATACGGCAAACAATCTTTAATAAGATATTTTTTATTAGCATCTCGCTTTAACCATTCAAATAACCTTACGAAATCATCAATACGATCCGCCATGAATAATTCAATGGCAAATTTATAGATAGGGACTTTAAATTCATTCTTAAAGTCATATGACAGGTTTTTCGTTGTTTCGACAGCATCCCTTAATACTTCTATAAAATCTTCTTTTTTCTTGGATTTCACAAAAATTTGACTGTCGAACGTTTTTACAATATCGTACTCATAAATCCGGTTAAGGGCCACTCTTTTCAGTTCAATGGCTATATCCTTGGATTGAATATACCTTATTATTTCGACATCCGCTTTTCTTTTATCTAACACATTCGTAACACGTGTTAAAGAATTTGGATTTTCTGAAGTTCTGTTGACATAATAAATAGGTTTTTTAGTAGTTGAAACTGCTCTGACTTTAAAGAAAACATCAGTAAAAAACCATTTATCTTCACCGAATTTCATATTTGGAAAACCAATTTCATTTTCTTTAACCATAGACAAATTCATCATTCTGGCAGTTGGACCCATATGATAAAAAAAGTGCGGAACATCCAATGGGGTAATGCTTCTTCTTTCTTTAATAGAAGCAAACTCACCAATAACAGTCTCTGACTCAGATTCGACTTTTACCGTTTTGCCCACTACATAATCATCACCTGTTTCCTCCAGGATGTTATAGAGGCTTTCCAGTCCATCAGGAGCAAGCCAGTCATCTGCGTCTAAAAAAGTTATATATTTAGATGTTCCCAGTTCTATTCCAATGTTTCTGGGGGTCCCAGGTGACCCATTATTTTCCTGAAGGGAAACTAAACATATATTTTTATATCTAGCTGCATACTCCTGAATAATTTTAACGGTATCATCAGTCGAACAATCATCTATAATTATATATTCAATCTGATCTATACCTATGGATTGATTTATTACTGATTCAATCGTTTTTCTAATGAATTTTTCAGCATTAAAAGCAGCAGTAACTACAGTGACTTTTTTAACTTTTCCTAAAAATTTATTTCTTAAGCTTGAAGGATTATTTTTTATTTGAATATTGCTGCTCTTTAAAAGTTCCCTCGCCTTTTGACGCACCAAAAAATTCATACGATTCCTCTCCTTTATGTGTAGAGGCACATGTTTCGATTAGGCAGCCAGTTTACCAGTTACTTAAAAGCAAAAATACCCTTTAAGGAATCAATCACCAAAAAATTTATCCACGATTCTCTGTGTAGCTTTACCGTCTTCTATTCCACAATACTTCTCTCTAAATAAACTATATCTCTTTTTGTATTGCTTGTTTATTTCATCAATATCGCCAATAGTTTCGATAATCTCTTCAGTTGTTTTTAAAAAAGGACCTGGTGCTTCTTTTTCAAAGTCCATATAGAATCCACGGATGTTATCTCTGTAATCTTCCATATCATAAGTGTAGTACAAAATCGGACGAGCAGTATTAGCAAAATCGAACATTACTGAAGAATAATCAGTAATCAATATATCAGAAATCAGGTAAAGTTCCTGTATATCTGAATAATTGGATACATTTATAACGAAATCCTCAAATTCACTCGGGATGCTGAGATTATTACTTATAACAACATGCATCCTTAACAATAGGACATATTCATCTCCAAGTGCTTCTTTCATTCTTTCTAAATCAAATTTCAACTCAAAAATAAATTTATTATTTTTAGATGTTTGATTATCCCGAAATGTAGGAGCATATAAGATGACTTTTTTTCCTGTTGGTATCTTCAGTTTTTCAATCACGGACTTGGCGGTCATTGAAGCATCTTCCCTATAAAATAAATCATTTCTTGGATAGCCCGTTTCTAATATTTCTCCTTCATATTTGAAAGCACTTCTGAAGGCCTTGGACGCATATGGACTTGGTGATATTAAATAATCCCAAGTTCTCGTTGCACCATGAACCCGATTTAAGTACCCATCGTCTCTTCCTTGTATATTTTCTATATCAAATAGCATTTTTTTCAAAGGGGTACCATGCCAAGTCTGAATATAAGTCGTTTCCTTCCTTTTGCTTAGATAGGTAGGGAAGTTTTGATTATT
Protein-coding sequences here:
- a CDS encoding glycosyltransferase family 2 protein is translated as MNFLVRQKARELLKSSNIQIKNNPSSLRNKFLGKVKKVTVVTAAFNAEKFIRKTIESVINQSIGIDQIEYIIIDDCSTDDTVKIIQEYAARYKNICLVSLQENNGSPGTPRNIGIELGTSKYITFLDADDWLAPDGLESLYNILEETGDDYVVGKTVKVESESETVIGEFASIKERRSITPLDVPHFFYHMGPTARMMNLSMVKENEIGFPNMKFGEDKWFFTDVFFKVRAVSTTKKPIYYVNRTSENPNSLTRVTNVLDKRKADVEIIRYIQSKDIAIELKRVALNRIYEYDIVKTFDSQIFVKSKKKEDFIEVLRDAVETTKNLSYDFKNEFKVPIYKFAIELFMADRIDDFVRLFEWLKRDANKKYLIKDCLPYYELPFLEGDYRFVRIPMLARAIDSYVIDNVYHQSFEIYGDDINNIESVLIRDRKRMDNEINCEVRIEGNRGHFTVSLDEIDRMEKSLFTVFIRYNDYQLVNIKRILKNKMAYNNKNVEFYTTVANNLGLAIKSLE
- the tagH gene encoding teichoic acids export ABC transporter ATP-binding subunit TagH, whose product is MEKSVIVKDITKKYKLYNKNSEKLLDLLLPKSYGEEYFALRNVSFEAEKGDVIGFVGVNGSGKSTLSNIIAGIIPPTDGNVQTNGKTALIAVSSGLNNQLTGRENIELKMLMLGFDKNKIKELEPEIIEFSELGKFIDQPVKSYSSGMKSRLGFSISVHIDPDILIIDEALSVGDKNFAEKCLEKMNEFKEKGKTMFFVSHSIGQMKKFCQKALWLEYGELKAYGAMNEVMPQYEAFLKEYNAMSKKEQKKYREEQMKRRSSTLV
- a CDS encoding ABC transporter permease translates to MSSALTVLKEQINNFYLVRRLSVYEVKSANSNNYLGILWEIINPMIQIAIYWFVFGFIILNRGEHFLPWLMAGIVVWFFVNPSITQTSKSVFSRLNMVSKMSFPMSVIPSYVIFAKLYQHLVLLGVIIILLGFTGYLPTVYIIQLPYYVVATVALLFSFGLISSTLSTIIRDFHNMIVSLMKVLFYLTPILWVLDAKDHPVIVNIMKLNPLYYIVDGYRASLLGESWYLIVNWEYTLYFWAVVIVFFLIGSSLHVRFRDRFVDFK